A genomic window from Montipora capricornis isolate CH-2021 chromosome 8, ASM3666992v2, whole genome shotgun sequence includes:
- the LOC138013544 gene encoding uncharacterized protein translates to MAKGTLTVVISCVIAVIGIAALLILILIPMSFSGVDYYELGFKKQRSTGFVDIDKVYTSGRYFFGPDFTFKLFQANAHFIKLDEIAVWTGDKLEIKITCAFQYFLRKDFLPDLHEAYNVNYEPVVRGTAIDAIKGRAANLPIEDYIRNRENIENELFKALAKRVDGCCRPTCPTKEEDMPPCGYCISNNLCKSDQKGIFVEVRYFQLLAVDVHDDVKSRYLRQVIEAAEEERAQFELREKVVRKETEKHKNEIFNEAREIGQNASAQAAVINAQARADALGIVEKARSDGLKNMYAVLNITTDEEKAAFNYLRSLRQNNNIKLNVGYQALAQFQNN, encoded by the exons ATGGCAAAAGGAACTCTAACTGTTGTCATCAGCTGTGTCATTGCTGTTATCGGAATTGCAGCTCTTCTTATCCTTATTTTAATACCAATGAGCTTCTCTGGTGTTGATTATTACGAG CTCGGCTTCAAAAAACAAAGATCAACTGGTTTTGTGGACATCGACAAGGTGTATACCTCGGGACGGTATTTCTTTGGTCCTGACTTCACTTTCAAGCTGTTCCAGGCCAATGCACACTTTATCAAACTAGATGAGATTGCAGTCTGGACTGGAGACAAGCTCGAAATCAAAATCACCTGTGCTTTTCAGTACTTTCTAAGAAAAGACTTTCTGCCAGATTTGCATGAAGCGTACAATGTGAACTACGAACCCGTTGTCAGGGGAACCGCAATTGACGCCATAAAGGGAAGAGCCGCGAATTTACCGATCGAGGATTACATCAG GAATCGAGAGAACATTGAAAACGAACTTTTCAAAGCATTGGCTAAGCGGGTTGATGGTTGCTGCCGACCGACATGTCCAACAAAAGAAGAAGATATGCCGCCTTGTGGTTACTGTATCAGTAACAACCTCTGTAAGAGTGATCAAAAGGGGATTTTTGTAGAGGTGCGGTATTTCCAGTTACTGGCAGTCGACGTGCATGACGATGTCAAGAGTCGATACTTGCGACAGGTTATAGAAGCGGCAGAGGAAGAACGAGCGCAGTTTGAATTGAGGGAGAAG GTTGTTCGTAAGGAAACTGAGAAACACAAAAACGAAATTTTCAACGAGGCCAGGGAAATTGGGCAGAACGCAAGTGCACAAGCTGCTGTTATTAATGCTCAGGCCAGAGCAGATGCCCTTGGTATCGTGGAGAAAGCAAGATCAGATGGTTTGAAGAATATGTACGCAGTTCTGAATATAACCACGGATGAAGAGAAAGCGGCATTTAACTACCTGAGATCACTGAGGCAGAACAACAACATAAAGCTGAATGTTGGCTATCAAGCGCTTgcacaatttcaaaataattaa